In Longimicrobium sp., the following proteins share a genomic window:
- a CDS encoding FtsW/RodA/SpoVE family cell cycle protein: protein PEQHTDFIFSVIGEELGFVGVMAVLVTFGLVFWRLIRIAERSRDPFASLVPIGLLGSWFTHVLINVGMTVGVMPVTGIPLPFISYGGSFLLVNLLAMAVIQRIAAEKAR from the coding sequence CCCGAGCAGCACACCGACTTCATCTTTTCCGTCATCGGCGAGGAGCTGGGCTTCGTCGGCGTGATGGCGGTGCTGGTCACCTTCGGCCTGGTCTTCTGGCGGCTGATCCGCATCGCCGAGCGCTCGCGCGATCCCTTCGCCTCGCTGGTGCCCATCGGCCTGCTGGGCAGCTGGTTCACCCACGTGCTGATCAACGTGGGAATGACGGTGGGCGTGATGCCCGTCACCGGCATCCCGCTGCCCTTCATCAGCTACGGTGGCTCGTTCCTCCTGGTGAACCTGCTGGCCATGGCCGTCATCCAGCGAATCGCCGCCGAAAAGGCGCGCTAG